The following coding sequences are from one Microbacterium sp. SORGH_AS_0969 window:
- a CDS encoding acetyl-CoA C-acyltransferase, with translation MSQAFLIGGARTPVGRYGGALASVRPDDLAALVVGEAVARAGVPVTAIDEVILGAANQAGEDNRNVARMAVLLAGLPDAVPALTVNRLCASGMSAIALAAQAVRAGDADIVVAGGVESMTRAPWVQAKPSKAWAKPGEAFDTSIGWRFTNPRLAVRDKATFTMPETAEEVARVDGISRADADAFALRSHERAIRAQDAGRFRDEIVAVETPRGSVDTDEGPRRDTSLEVLAGLRPVVKGGEVVTAGNASSLNDGASAIVVASAEAVERYGLRPRARIVSHASAGVAPEVMGLGPVPATERALAKAGLSASDLGAVELNEAFASQSLACMRRLSLDPEIVNADGGAIALGHPLGSSGSRLVVTLLGRLEREDARYGLATMCVGVGQGTAMIVERVDG, from the coding sequence ATGTCGCAGGCGTTTCTCATCGGCGGTGCGCGCACCCCGGTCGGCCGATACGGCGGGGCTCTGGCATCCGTTCGTCCCGACGATCTCGCGGCCCTCGTGGTCGGCGAAGCCGTGGCCCGCGCGGGCGTTCCGGTCACCGCGATCGACGAGGTGATCCTCGGAGCGGCGAACCAGGCCGGCGAAGACAACCGGAACGTCGCGCGCATGGCCGTGCTGCTCGCCGGGCTCCCGGATGCCGTTCCCGCCCTCACCGTGAACCGCTTGTGCGCCTCGGGGATGAGCGCGATCGCGCTTGCGGCCCAGGCGGTGCGCGCGGGCGACGCCGACATCGTCGTCGCGGGAGGCGTCGAGTCGATGACCCGCGCGCCCTGGGTGCAGGCGAAGCCGTCGAAAGCGTGGGCGAAGCCGGGCGAGGCGTTCGACACCTCGATCGGTTGGCGGTTCACCAACCCTCGCCTCGCCGTCCGCGACAAGGCCACGTTCACCATGCCCGAGACCGCCGAAGAAGTGGCCCGGGTCGACGGGATTTCCCGTGCCGACGCCGACGCGTTCGCTCTCCGCAGCCACGAGAGGGCGATCCGGGCTCAGGATGCCGGACGCTTCCGCGACGAGATCGTCGCCGTCGAGACCCCTCGCGGATCGGTGGACACCGATGAGGGGCCGCGTCGGGACACCTCGCTGGAGGTGCTCGCGGGACTCCGGCCCGTCGTGAAGGGCGGGGAGGTGGTCACCGCGGGCAACGCGAGCTCCCTCAACGACGGCGCCTCGGCGATCGTGGTGGCGAGCGCCGAGGCGGTCGAGCGGTACGGCTTGCGGCCGCGCGCACGGATCGTCTCGCACGCCTCGGCCGGAGTGGCTCCCGAGGTCATGGGACTCGGTCCGGTGCCCGCGACCGAGAGAGCGCTCGCGAAGGCCGGGCTCTCGGCATCCGATCTGGGGGCGGTCGAGCTCAACGAGGCGTTCGCCTCGCAGTCGCTCGCCTGCATGCGCCGGCTCAGCCTCGACCCCGAGATCGTCAACGCCGACGGAGGGGCGATCGCGCTCGGGCATCCGCTCGGATCGAGCGGGTCGCGGTTGGTCGTCACTCTGCTCGGCCGGCTCGAGCGGGAGGACGCGCGGTATGGCCTCGCGACGATGTGCGTCGGTGTGGGTCAGGGCACCGCGATGATCGTGGAGCGGGTCGATGGCTGA